Proteins from a single region of Acidimicrobiales bacterium:
- a CDS encoding SDR family oxidoreductase, with protein MDLGIEGRVAIVTAGSRGLGRASAEALAAEGVDLVLCARSEGPLQEAAQAARDLGVHVEAIAADVSDPTTPERLVASALERFARLDIVVANAGGPPSGRALDVDDDAIRAAVEANMLSAVRLVRSSVPHMRAGGWGRVCCISSYSIVQAIPTLALSNAARTGLRAWAKTAAADLAAEGSGITVNLVCPGPHATERMRELGGGGAVPMGDPADFGRVVAFVCSAPAAFMTGAAIVVDGGATLAL; from the coding sequence GTGGACCTCGGCATCGAGGGCCGGGTGGCGATCGTCACGGCGGGGTCGCGCGGGCTCGGCCGGGCGAGTGCCGAGGCGCTGGCCGCCGAGGGGGTCGACCTGGTGTTGTGCGCCCGGTCCGAGGGACCGCTCCAGGAGGCGGCGCAGGCCGCCCGCGACCTCGGCGTGCACGTGGAGGCGATCGCCGCCGATGTCTCCGACCCGACCACGCCCGAGCGCCTGGTCGCCTCCGCGCTGGAGCGGTTCGCGCGGCTCGACATCGTGGTGGCCAACGCCGGGGGACCACCCTCCGGACGGGCCCTGGACGTCGACGACGACGCCATCCGGGCGGCGGTCGAGGCGAACATGCTCTCGGCGGTGCGCCTGGTGCGGAGCTCGGTGCCCCACATGCGGGCCGGGGGCTGGGGCCGTGTGTGCTGCATCTCGTCGTACTCGATCGTGCAGGCCATCCCGACGTTGGCGCTGTCCAACGCGGCGCGCACCGGGTTGCGGGCGTGGGCCAAGACGGCTGCTGCCGACCTCGCCGCCGAGGGCAGCGGCATCACGGTGAACCTCGTGTGCCCGGGCCCGCACGCCACCGAGCGCATGCGAGAGCTCGGTGGCGGGGGCGCCGTGCCCATGGGCGACCCTGCCGACTTCGGGCGGGTCGTGGCGTTCGTGTGTTCAGCGCCCGCTGCCTTCATGACCGGCGCCGCCATCGTGGTGGACGGCGGCGCCACGCTCGCCCTCTGA
- the metH gene encoding methionine synthase gives MDPTVDLHHQALPPVLAHDAMPLDERGAAYLEAVRRRVVIFDGAMGTSLQLQDLTAEDFGGPALEGCNEALVLTRPDAVAAVHRSFLDAGVDVVETDAFGAFRVVLAEYDLQDRVEEINLAAARIAREAADEAAARDGRPRWVAGNLGPGTRFPTLAQIPYLDLRDAYQEQAAALLAGGVDLLLVETVYDLLQAKAALNACKRAMVAAGRRVPLQVQVTIELTGRMLPGTEIGAALAALDPMRPDVIGLNCATGPAEMGEAVRYLSQHARMPIAAQPNAGLPSVVDGKMHYDLTPDQLADHLERFVTELGVSVIGGCCGTTPDHLRAVVERCRDLVPAARTPEHEPGASSIYSNVSFHQDTSFLVVGERTNANGSKKFRDAMLASEWDTTVAMARDQVKEGAHILDVCVDYTGADGVSDMTEVASRLATQASVPIMVDSTEAPVVEAALMWIGGRAVLNSVNLEEGDDPGTRLDKFLTLAREYGAAVVCTCIDTEGQARTADWKVRAATAIADVAVNRYGLELSDLIFDPLVLPLSTGMEESRRDGIETLEGTRRIKAELPGVYTIVGLSNVSFGLNPAARHVLNSMFLHELVEAGLDAAIVHAARIMPLSKIDERAREVCLDLIYDRRHQGYDPLQELLAIFEGVSSTAVEAEDRTDWPVERRLEQRIVDGDRNGLEDDLAEALGAHGPLTIVNDYLLAGMKTVGELFASGEMQLPFVLQSAETMKAAVSYLEPHMEKADQGGKGTIVLATVKGDVHDIGKNLVDIILTNNGYEVVNLGIKVGITEMLQAVEEHTADAIGMSGLLVKSTLIMRENLEEMNARDLAHVPVLLGGAALTRTYVERDLRQVYEGKLFYGKDAFEGLRTMDRLAELKKSGEEDPDFGRVLGGRNLPPRKSQQVVEAGEAPPRAPGVAADNPVFTPPFLGSRVAKGIAIDDIVGYVNQTALFRNQWGYRPDKDDDTGAVESDADFKERVSAMLREELDKAKAKDLLVPQVAWGYFAANAEGDDLVLWTDGSRSRELMRFAFPRQKKEPWLCIADFFRSVESGEPDYAAFHLVTMGSAVSEETARLFAEDRYTEYLHLHGLGVEMAEALAEYWHHRIREEWGFVAEDGPTLTGLFRQQYRGGRYSWGYPACPNLEDNAKAVEILGGERIGVEVSEGFQLHPEQTTVAIICHHPQAKYFVA, from the coding sequence CTTCCTCCCGTGCTGGCGCACGACGCCATGCCCCTCGACGAGCGCGGCGCCGCGTACCTCGAGGCCGTCCGGCGGCGGGTGGTCATCTTCGACGGCGCCATGGGAACCAGCCTCCAGCTGCAGGACCTGACCGCCGAGGACTTCGGGGGGCCCGCCCTGGAGGGCTGCAACGAGGCCCTGGTCCTCACCCGCCCCGACGCCGTCGCCGCCGTGCACCGGTCCTTTCTCGACGCCGGCGTCGACGTGGTCGAGACCGACGCCTTCGGCGCCTTCCGGGTGGTGCTGGCCGAGTACGACCTGCAGGACCGCGTCGAGGAGATCAACCTCGCCGCCGCCCGCATCGCCCGCGAGGCCGCCGACGAGGCGGCCGCCCGCGACGGCCGGCCCCGATGGGTGGCGGGCAACCTCGGCCCCGGCACCCGCTTCCCCACCCTGGCCCAGATCCCCTACCTCGACCTGCGCGACGCCTACCAGGAACAGGCGGCCGCACTCCTGGCCGGCGGGGTGGACCTGCTGCTGGTCGAAACCGTCTACGACCTCCTCCAGGCCAAGGCGGCCCTGAACGCGTGCAAGCGGGCCATGGTGGCCGCCGGCCGGCGCGTGCCGCTGCAGGTCCAGGTGACGATCGAGCTCACCGGCCGGATGCTCCCGGGCACCGAGATCGGCGCCGCGCTCGCCGCGCTCGACCCCATGCGCCCCGACGTCATCGGCCTCAACTGCGCCACCGGGCCGGCCGAGATGGGCGAGGCCGTCCGCTACCTCTCCCAGCACGCCCGCATGCCGATCGCCGCCCAGCCCAACGCCGGGCTTCCCTCGGTCGTGGACGGCAAGATGCACTACGACCTGACGCCCGACCAGCTGGCCGACCATCTGGAGCGGTTCGTCACCGAGCTCGGTGTGAGCGTCATCGGCGGCTGCTGCGGGACCACGCCCGACCACCTGCGGGCCGTCGTCGAGCGCTGCCGCGACCTCGTGCCCGCGGCGCGCACCCCCGAGCACGAGCCCGGGGCGTCGTCGATCTACAGCAACGTGTCGTTCCACCAGGACACGTCGTTCCTCGTGGTCGGCGAGCGGACCAACGCCAACGGCTCGAAGAAATTCCGCGACGCCATGCTGGCGTCCGAGTGGGACACCACCGTGGCCATGGCGCGCGACCAGGTGAAGGAAGGCGCCCACATCCTCGACGTGTGCGTCGACTACACCGGCGCCGACGGCGTCTCGGACATGACCGAGGTGGCCAGCCGCCTCGCCACCCAGGCGAGCGTGCCCATCATGGTCGACTCGACCGAGGCGCCCGTGGTGGAGGCCGCCCTGATGTGGATCGGCGGCCGGGCCGTCCTCAACTCCGTCAACCTCGAGGAGGGCGACGACCCCGGCACCCGGCTCGACAAGTTCCTGACGCTGGCGCGCGAGTACGGCGCGGCCGTGGTGTGCACGTGCATCGACACCGAGGGCCAGGCCCGCACCGCCGACTGGAAGGTACGCGCCGCCACCGCCATCGCCGATGTCGCCGTCAACCGCTACGGGCTGGAGCTGTCGGACCTCATCTTCGACCCCCTGGTGCTGCCCCTGTCCACGGGCATGGAGGAGAGCCGCCGCGACGGCATCGAGACCCTGGAGGGCACCAGGCGGATCAAGGCCGAGCTCCCGGGCGTGTACACCATCGTCGGGCTGTCCAACGTGTCGTTCGGGCTCAACCCCGCCGCCCGGCACGTGCTCAATTCGATGTTCCTGCACGAGCTCGTGGAGGCCGGCCTCGACGCCGCCATCGTGCACGCGGCGCGCATCATGCCGCTGTCGAAGATCGACGAGCGGGCCCGGGAGGTCTGCCTCGACCTCATCTACGACCGCCGCCACCAGGGCTACGACCCGCTCCAGGAACTGCTGGCGATATTCGAGGGCGTGTCCTCCACCGCGGTGGAGGCCGAGGACCGCACCGACTGGCCCGTGGAGCGGCGGCTCGAGCAGCGCATCGTCGACGGGGACCGCAACGGCCTCGAGGACGACTTGGCCGAAGCCCTCGGCGCCCACGGCCCGCTCACCATCGTCAACGACTACCTCCTGGCCGGGATGAAGACCGTCGGGGAGCTGTTCGCCTCGGGCGAGATGCAGCTGCCCTTCGTGCTCCAGTCGGCCGAGACCATGAAGGCGGCGGTGTCGTACCTGGAGCCGCACATGGAGAAGGCCGACCAGGGCGGCAAGGGGACCATCGTGCTCGCCACGGTCAAGGGCGACGTGCACGACATCGGCAAGAACCTGGTCGACATCATCCTCACCAACAACGGCTACGAGGTCGTGAACCTCGGCATCAAGGTCGGCATCACCGAGATGCTCCAAGCCGTCGAGGAGCACACCGCCGACGCCATCGGCATGAGCGGCCTGCTCGTGAAGTCGACGCTCATCATGCGCGAGAACCTCGAGGAGATGAACGCCCGGGACCTGGCGCACGTGCCGGTCCTGCTGGGCGGGGCCGCGCTGACGCGCACCTACGTCGAGCGCGACCTGCGCCAGGTGTACGAGGGCAAGCTGTTCTACGGGAAGGACGCCTTCGAGGGCCTGCGCACCATGGACCGCCTCGCCGAGCTCAAGAAGAGCGGCGAGGAGGACCCCGACTTCGGGCGCGTGCTGGGGGGCCGCAACCTGCCGCCGCGCAAGAGCCAACAGGTGGTCGAGGCGGGCGAGGCCCCTCCCCGGGCGCCGGGCGTGGCCGCCGACAACCCCGTGTTCACCCCGCCCTTCCTCGGCAGCCGCGTGGCCAAGGGCATCGCCATCGACGACATCGTGGGGTACGTCAACCAGACCGCCCTGTTCCGCAACCAGTGGGGCTACCGGCCGGACAAGGACGACGACACCGGGGCCGTCGAGAGCGACGCCGATTTCAAGGAGCGAGTCAGCGCGATGCTGCGCGAGGAGCTGGACAAGGCGAAGGCCAAGGATCTTCTCGTGCCGCAGGTGGCATGGGGGTACTTCGCGGCCAACGCCGAGGGCGACGACCTCGTGCTGTGGACCGACGGGTCCCGCAGTCGCGAGCTCATGCGGTTCGCCTTCCCGCGTCAGAAGAAGGAGCCGTGGCTGTGCATCGCGGACTTCTTCCGCAGCGTCGAGTCCGGCGAACCCGACTATGCCGCCTTCCACCTCGTCACCATGGGATCGGCGGTTTCGGAGGAGACGGCGCGCCTGTTCGCCGAGGACCGCTACACGGAGTACCTGCACCTCCACGGGCTCGGTGTCGAGATGGCCGAGGCTCTGGCCGAGTACTGGCACCACCGCATCCGCGAGGAATGGGGCTTCGTGGCCGAGGACGGGCCCACCCTCACGGGGCTCTTCCGCCAGCAGTACCGGGGCGGGCGATACTCGTGGGGCTACCCGGCGTGCCCGAACCTGGAGGACAACGCCAAGGCGGTCGAGATCCTGGGCGGCGAGCGCATCGGGGTCGAGGTGAGCGAGGGGTTCCAGCTCCACCCCGAGCAGACCACGGTGGCCATCATCTGCCACCACCCGCAGGCCAAGTACTTCGTGGCCTGA
- a CDS encoding Xaa-Pro peptidase family protein, which translates to MVGDRQGRLDRVRARMGELGVDALLLSHGADLPWLTGYRAMPLERLTLLVLPCDGEAVLLVPALEAPRVPSAPSLFTLRPWSESEDPVALAAALLAATDGATYAVSDRAWAQSLLALQAALPGARWAAASTVTSPLRAVKDAGEVAALQAAAHAADRVAALLQAGEIPLAGRTELQVSEEIGAGLLAAGHRRVNFAIVGSGPNGASPHHDAGERVIGEGDTVVCDFGGEYALHDDVGYCSDITRTVAIGEPGAEVRECYAVLLAAQQAAVAAVRPGVTAEEVDAVARRTITEAGLGEYFIHRTGHGIGIEEHEDPYLVAGNATPLAVGHAFSIEPGIYLRGRFGMRLEDIVVVGDDGAVPLNTVDHEMAVLG; encoded by the coding sequence GTGGTCGGCGACCGCCAGGGCCGGCTCGACCGTGTGCGCGCCCGGATGGGCGAGCTCGGCGTGGACGCGCTGCTGCTGTCGCACGGGGCCGACCTGCCGTGGCTGACGGGATACCGGGCGATGCCGTTGGAGCGGCTCACCCTGCTCGTGCTCCCCTGCGACGGAGAGGCCGTGCTTCTCGTCCCGGCACTCGAGGCACCCCGAGTGCCATCAGCTCCGTCGCTCTTCACGCTGCGCCCATGGTCGGAGTCCGAGGACCCCGTGGCGCTGGCGGCCGCCCTGCTGGCAGCGACGGACGGCGCCACATATGCGGTGTCCGACCGGGCCTGGGCGCAGTCGCTGCTGGCGTTGCAGGCGGCGCTGCCGGGGGCGCGCTGGGCGGCGGCGTCGACGGTGACGTCGCCGTTGCGGGCCGTGAAGGACGCCGGGGAGGTCGCCGCCCTGCAGGCCGCCGCGCACGCGGCCGACCGGGTGGCGGCGCTGCTACAGGCGGGAGAGATCCCGCTCGCCGGCCGCACCGAACTCCAGGTGTCCGAGGAGATCGGCGCGGGGCTCCTCGCCGCCGGGCACCGGCGCGTGAACTTCGCCATCGTGGGCAGCGGCCCCAACGGGGCGAGCCCGCACCACGACGCCGGGGAGCGCGTCATCGGCGAGGGCGACACCGTGGTGTGCGACTTCGGTGGGGAGTACGCCCTCCACGACGACGTCGGCTACTGCTCCGACATCACGCGCACCGTGGCTATCGGCGAGCCGGGTGCCGAGGTGCGCGAGTGCTACGCCGTGCTGCTCGCCGCCCAGCAGGCGGCGGTGGCCGCCGTGCGCCCGGGGGTTACCGCCGAGGAGGTCGACGCGGTGGCGCGCCGCACCATCACCGAAGCGGGTCTGGGCGAGTACTTCATCCACCGCACGGGGCACGGCATCGGCATCGAGGAGCACGAGGACCCGTATCTCGTGGCGGGGAACGCCACGCCCCTGGCCGTGGGCCACGCCTTCTCGATCGAGCCCGGGATCTACCTGCGGGGTCGTTTCGGCATGCGGCTCGAGGACATCGTGGTCGTGGGTGACGATGGGGCCGTGCCCCTCAACACGGTGGACCACGAGATGGCGGTGCTCGGATGA